The following coding sequences lie in one Halorarum halophilum genomic window:
- a CDS encoding IclR family transcriptional regulator, which translates to MATDDAPVRATQTTIRVIRALRELDSAGVSAVAEHLDVPTSTAFDHLRTLEQNEFVRREGNEYVLGSQFLEIGGYCRSNDHLYRIAEPEIQKMAHKTGEHANLMIEEFGKGVFYAKAEGEDAFQLDTHVGKRVHLQTTGAGKAILAELPDEEVEGIIDTHGLPRITDQTITDRETLFEELDAVRDQGFATETEERIQGVRCVGAALTDGDGDVLGAVSVSGPKSGMQDERFFEDIPELVLRTANVIEVNMKYQ; encoded by the coding sequence ATGGCAACCGATGACGCTCCGGTTCGGGCGACACAGACCACGATCCGTGTCATCCGGGCGTTGCGGGAACTCGATTCGGCCGGCGTGTCCGCGGTGGCCGAGCACCTCGACGTGCCGACGAGCACGGCGTTCGATCACCTCCGGACGCTCGAACAGAACGAGTTCGTCCGCCGGGAGGGCAACGAGTACGTCCTCGGGAGCCAGTTCCTGGAGATCGGCGGCTACTGTCGGAGCAACGACCACCTCTACCGGATCGCCGAGCCCGAGATCCAGAAGATGGCCCACAAGACCGGCGAGCACGCCAACCTCATGATCGAGGAGTTCGGCAAGGGCGTCTTCTACGCGAAAGCCGAGGGCGAGGACGCGTTCCAGCTCGACACGCACGTCGGCAAGCGGGTCCACCTCCAGACCACGGGCGCAGGGAAGGCCATCCTCGCCGAGCTCCCGGACGAGGAGGTCGAGGGGATCATCGACACGCACGGGCTCCCGAGGATCACCGACCAGACGATCACCGACAGGGAGACCCTCTTCGAGGAACTCGACGCGGTCCGGGACCAGGGGTTCGCGACCGAGACGGAAGAGCGGATCCAGGGCGTCCGCTGCGTGGGCGCGGCGCTCACCGACGGCGACGGCGACGTACTCGGCGCGGTGAGCGTCTCCGGGCCGAAGAGCGGCATGCAGGACGAGCGCTTCTTCGAGGACATCCCGGAGCTGGTGCTGCGGACGGCGAACGTCATCGAGGTCAACATGAAGTACCAGTAG
- a CDS encoding thiamine pyrophosphate-dependent enzyme has protein sequence MNRTIGERALADTPFDAADAREALTDMVRTRRFDERALALQRRGWMSGYPPFKGQEAAQVGAAHAMREDDWLFLTYRSNALQIARGVPMSDILLFRRGFPEYHSDHDVPVFPQAVPIASQIPHAVGAGMAANYGGEDYASLVCFGDGATSEGDFHEGLNFAGVFDAPTVFFCENNDWAISLPRKKQTASESIAVKAEAYGFEGVQVDGNDPLAVRETVQEAFESARRGDPVLVEALTYRAGAHTTADDPSAYREENPDLPEWRKRDPLERFAEWCEAQGIVDQEFVEDAVDAANEELSDAVDLAESVPRPEPEEVFDEAYAELPPDIEKQRAELRRFVDEHDDHDVYELDR, from the coding sequence ATGAACCGAACCATCGGCGAACGCGCCCTCGCCGACACGCCCTTCGACGCGGCGGACGCCCGCGAGGCGCTCACGGACATGGTGCGAACCCGGCGCTTCGACGAGCGGGCGCTCGCGCTCCAGCGGCGGGGCTGGATGAGCGGCTACCCACCGTTCAAGGGGCAGGAGGCCGCGCAAGTCGGCGCCGCCCACGCGATGCGGGAGGACGACTGGCTGTTCCTCACCTACCGCTCGAACGCCCTCCAGATCGCCCGCGGGGTGCCGATGAGCGACATCCTGCTGTTCCGCCGGGGGTTCCCGGAGTACCACTCCGACCACGACGTGCCGGTGTTCCCGCAGGCGGTCCCCATCGCCTCGCAGATCCCCCACGCGGTGGGCGCCGGGATGGCGGCGAACTACGGGGGCGAGGACTACGCCTCCCTCGTCTGCTTCGGCGACGGCGCCACCTCCGAGGGCGACTTCCACGAGGGGCTCAACTTCGCGGGCGTGTTCGACGCGCCGACGGTGTTCTTCTGCGAGAACAACGACTGGGCCATCTCGCTACCTCGGAAGAAGCAGACCGCCAGCGAGTCGATCGCCGTGAAGGCGGAGGCGTACGGATTCGAGGGCGTACAGGTGGACGGGAACGACCCCCTCGCGGTCCGCGAGACGGTCCAGGAGGCGTTCGAGTCCGCCCGCCGGGGGGACCCGGTGCTGGTCGAGGCGCTCACGTACCGCGCCGGCGCCCACACGACCGCCGACGACCCATCGGCCTACCGGGAGGAGAACCCGGACCTCCCCGAGTGGCGCAAGCGCGATCCGCTCGAACGGTTCGCCGAGTGGTGCGAGGCGCAGGGGATCGTCGACCAGGAGTTCGTCGAGGACGCGGTCGACGCCGCGAACGAGGAGCTCTCGGACGCGGTCGACCTGGCCGAGTCGGTGCCGCGTCCGGAGCCGGAGGAGGTGTTCGACGAGGCGTACGCGGAGCTCCCGCCGGACATCGAGAAACAGCGGGCGGAACTACGGCGCTTCGTCGACGAGCACGACGACCACGACGTGTACGAACTCGACCGATAA
- a CDS encoding hybrid sensor histidine kinase/response regulator — protein MNATAEAIRVLHVDDDPDFSELAATYLEREDQRIEVLTAASTRAALDALDERDVDCVVSDYDMPDLKGIEFLEVVRERHGDLPFVLFTGKGSEEIASEAISAGVTDYLQKGTGTEQYALLANRIRNAVESDRTRRAFEDRNRRLETLISNLPGIVYRCRNAPEWPMEYVAGDCEAITGYTATDLEGGVVLWGTDVMHPADQQGAWDAVQDALDRGEPFETRYRIVTKDGATKRVWERGRGVYSADGELEALEGFITDFTEYAEREDVLKALHGIATEITTDETRDAVCRRTIEAAESVLDFDRCVINLEEDGTLPIVAISDGIPPDGVTTMSADEGIVGRTYRNSESVLTDDVRELEEANPQGPYRAAISVPIGNLGVFQAVSEHVGAFDEGDLELAELLVAHTAQALERLEGERELRQQNERLAGFASVVSHDLRNPLNVAQGRLRMAREERDSDHLAVVARAHDRMQRLIEDLLVLAREGETAIDVETVDLPAAIDESWGHVETKDARLEVEANGVVLADRGRLQQLLENLFRNAIEHGGPDVTVTVADLGTGFSVEDDGPGIPSEHRDRLFEAGYSGTDHGTGFGLAIVERIADAHGWGVTATEGRDGGARFELTGVKRPD, from the coding sequence ATGAACGCGACTGCAGAGGCGATCCGGGTCCTGCACGTCGACGACGACCCGGACTTCTCGGAGCTGGCGGCGACGTACCTGGAACGGGAGGACCAGCGGATCGAGGTCCTCACGGCGGCCAGCACACGGGCCGCGCTCGACGCGCTCGACGAACGGGACGTCGACTGCGTCGTCTCGGATTACGACATGCCGGATCTGAAGGGGATCGAGTTCCTGGAGGTCGTCCGCGAGCGACACGGGGACCTCCCGTTCGTCCTCTTCACCGGGAAGGGGAGCGAGGAGATCGCCAGCGAGGCCATCTCGGCGGGGGTCACGGACTACCTCCAGAAGGGGACCGGGACGGAACAATACGCGCTGCTGGCGAATCGGATCCGGAACGCGGTCGAGAGCGATCGGACGCGGCGGGCGTTCGAGGACCGCAACCGACGGCTCGAGACGCTCATCAGCAACCTCCCCGGTATCGTGTACCGCTGTCGTAACGCGCCCGAGTGGCCGATGGAGTACGTCGCGGGCGACTGCGAGGCCATCACCGGCTATACGGCGACCGACCTGGAGGGTGGCGTCGTGCTGTGGGGAACGGACGTCATGCATCCGGCCGATCAGCAGGGGGCGTGGGACGCGGTGCAGGACGCACTCGATAGGGGGGAGCCGTTCGAGACCCGGTACCGCATCGTCACGAAGGACGGGGCGACGAAGCGCGTGTGGGAACGAGGGCGCGGCGTCTACTCCGCGGACGGCGAACTGGAGGCGCTGGAGGGCTTCATCACGGACTTCACCGAGTACGCGGAGCGGGAGGACGTGCTCAAGGCGCTACACGGCATCGCCACCGAGATAACGACCGACGAGACCCGGGATGCGGTCTGTCGGCGGACGATCGAGGCCGCCGAGTCGGTCCTCGACTTCGACCGGTGCGTGATCAACCTGGAGGAGGACGGCACGTTGCCGATCGTCGCCATCTCGGACGGGATTCCGCCCGACGGTGTGACGACGATGTCGGCCGACGAGGGGATCGTGGGGCGGACGTACCGGAACAGCGAGTCGGTCCTCACCGACGACGTCCGGGAGCTCGAGGAGGCGAACCCGCAGGGACCCTACCGGGCGGCGATCAGCGTTCCGATCGGCAACCTGGGCGTCTTCCAGGCCGTCAGCGAGCACGTTGGCGCCTTCGACGAGGGGGACCTGGAACTGGCTGAACTCCTCGTCGCGCACACCGCCCAGGCGCTCGAACGGCTGGAGGGGGAGCGGGAACTCCGCCAGCAGAACGAACGCCTCGCCGGGTTCGCCAGCGTCGTCTCGCACGACCTGCGGAACCCGTTGAACGTCGCCCAGGGTCGACTTCGGATGGCGAGGGAGGAGCGTGACAGCGATCACCTCGCGGTCGTCGCGCGCGCCCACGACCGGATGCAGCGGCTGATCGAGGACCTCCTCGTCCTCGCGCGGGAGGGCGAGACTGCGATCGACGTCGAGACGGTGGACCTCCCGGCGGCCATCGACGAGAGCTGGGGGCACGTCGAGACGAAGGACGCGAGGCTCGAAGTCGAGGCGAACGGCGTCGTGCTGGCGGACCGGGGTCGGCTCCAGCAGTTGCTGGAGAACCTCTTCCGCAACGCGATCGAGCACGGCGGCCCCGACGTCACTGTCACGGTCGCCGACCTGGGGACGGGCTTCTCCGTCGAAGACGACGGTCCCGGTATCCCCTCAGAACATCGGGACAGGCTGTTCGAGGCCGGGTACTCCGGCACCGACCACGGGACGGGGTTCGGGCTCGCGATCGTCGAGCGGATCGCGGACGCCCACGGGTGGGGGGTGACCGCGACCGAGGGACGCGACGGCGGTGCGCGCTTCGAACTCACCGGCGTCAAGCGTCCAGACTGA
- a CDS encoding DUF7537 family lipoprotein, which yields MARLPSIVVALVLLLAGCSGLTGPADERRTVNPNLDTTPTSTATPAPDERYPPGVSADGVDAGRLTDAHADALEGESKTVRVQTTIVATNGTTLLSRTTTTRTDGDTLSASVSAVGASPEFLGPFRDFGYWSDGDQTFVRQEQPNGTVQYRERPGDSMPTFGISPTGRSTVEPLLYYAEFQHVGTERRGNATYHVLTAEPGTFELSEDARNVKLTVAVTQEGLVESTFLRYDTVLRGVEVTYVVRFRASDVGSTTIERPGWIDEATTEGTNASERSTTPTATTTNGTD from the coding sequence ATGGCCCGCCTGCCCTCCATCGTGGTCGCGCTAGTACTCCTGCTCGCCGGCTGTAGCGGTCTCACCGGCCCGGCCGACGAGCGACGGACGGTGAACCCGAACCTCGACACGACGCCCACGTCGACGGCCACGCCCGCACCCGACGAGAGGTATCCGCCGGGCGTCTCGGCCGACGGCGTCGACGCCGGGCGGCTCACGGATGCGCACGCCGACGCGCTGGAGGGGGAATCGAAGACCGTCAGGGTCCAGACCACCATCGTCGCAACCAACGGCACGACCCTGCTCTCCCGGACGACGACGACCCGGACGGACGGCGACACCCTGTCTGCCTCGGTGAGCGCCGTCGGTGCCTCGCCCGAGTTCCTCGGCCCCTTCCGCGACTTCGGCTACTGGAGCGACGGGGACCAGACGTTCGTCCGCCAGGAACAGCCGAACGGGACCGTCCAGTACCGGGAGCGTCCGGGCGACTCCATGCCGACCTTCGGCATCAGCCCCACCGGACGATCGACGGTCGAACCGCTGCTCTACTACGCCGAGTTCCAGCACGTCGGGACAGAACGACGGGGGAACGCGACCTATCACGTCCTCACCGCGGAGCCGGGGACGTTCGAGCTGAGCGAGGACGCCCGGAACGTCAAACTCACCGTCGCGGTCACCCAGGAGGGCCTCGTGGAGTCGACGTTCCTCCGCTACGACACGGTGCTTCGGGGGGTTGAGGTCACCTACGTGGTGCGCTTCCGCGCGTCCGACGTGGGGTCTACAACCATCGAGAGGCCAGGCTGGATCGACGAGGCCACGACCGAGGGGACGAACGCCTCCGAGCGGAGCACCACACCGACCGCGACGACCACGAACGGAACCGACTGA
- a CDS encoding potassium channel family protein, translated as MRFIVIGSGRVGLRTARVLREEGHDVVIVERDTDRAERARSDGFEVFEGDGSHENTLIEAGVDAADAVGALTGDLNSNFAACMIAKHHGCRTVMRIDEDYREEIYQKYADEVDEIIYPERLGAIGAKNALLGGNIQAIADIAEHLQVLLITVTNASPMQGYTLSEVALPSEARILAFGKEDQPMGIPLADDSLEEGDRLAVLADFDVLDDVRQLLVGNGGNDAVAAPAGGDQ; from the coding sequence ATGCGATTCATCGTCATCGGTTCCGGGCGGGTGGGTCTACGAACCGCGCGGGTGCTTCGGGAGGAGGGCCACGACGTCGTCATCGTCGAGCGCGACACCGACCGGGCGGAGCGGGCCCGCAGCGACGGCTTCGAGGTGTTCGAGGGGGACGGGTCGCACGAGAACACGCTGATCGAGGCCGGCGTCGACGCCGCGGACGCGGTGGGGGCGCTCACCGGCGACCTGAACTCGAACTTCGCGGCCTGCATGATCGCCAAGCACCACGGCTGCCGGACCGTGATGCGCATCGACGAGGACTACCGCGAGGAGATCTACCAGAAGTACGCCGACGAGGTCGACGAGATCATCTACCCCGAGCGCCTGGGCGCCATCGGCGCCAAGAACGCCCTGCTGGGCGGGAACATCCAGGCGATCGCCGACATCGCCGAGCACCTGCAGGTGCTGTTGATCACCGTCACGAACGCCTCGCCGATGCAGGGCTACACCCTGAGCGAGGTCGCGCTCCCGTCGGAGGCCCGGATCCTCGCGTTCGGCAAGGAGGACCAGCCGATGGGTATCCCGCTCGCCGACGATTCGCTGGAGGAGGGCGACCGCCTCGCCGTCCTCGCCGACTTCGACGTGCTCGACGACGTGCGCCAGCTGCTCGTCGGCAACGGGGGGAACGACGCCGTGGCCGCGCCCGCGGGGGGTGACCAGTGA
- the tmk gene encoding dTMP kinase, protein MLITLEGLDGSGKTTAWEALQDVYPDATFTHEPTDSWYGKAVRRSEGRDDADPLAELFLFTADHADHLSRVVKPALADGDLVISDRYTDSRYAYQAASLADSDLQRPLEYIRGIHQAFTREPDATLYFDLDPETAAARAGATNKFEHASFLSEVRANYERLVDAEPGRFVRIDASRSPEQVLDSVEDAVARLLEDR, encoded by the coding sequence ATGCTCATCACGCTCGAGGGGCTCGACGGGAGCGGCAAGACGACGGCGTGGGAGGCGCTCCAGGACGTCTACCCCGACGCCACGTTCACGCACGAGCCGACCGACTCGTGGTACGGGAAGGCCGTCCGGCGCTCCGAGGGGAGGGACGACGCCGACCCGCTCGCCGAACTGTTCCTGTTCACCGCCGACCACGCCGACCACCTCTCGCGGGTCGTCAAGCCCGCGCTCGCCGACGGCGACCTCGTGATCTCGGATCGATACACGGACTCGCGGTACGCCTATCAGGCGGCGAGCCTCGCGGACTCGGACCTCCAGCGTCCCCTCGAGTACATCCGCGGCATCCACCAGGCGTTCACGCGCGAACCCGACGCCACTCTCTACTTTGATCTCGACCCCGAGACGGCTGCCGCCCGCGCGGGCGCAACGAACAAGTTCGAGCACGCGTCGTTCCTCTCCGAGGTGCGGGCGAACTACGAGCGACTCGTCGACGCCGAACCCGGACGCTTCGTCCGCATCGACGCCTCGCGCTCGCCCGAACAGGTGCTGGATTCGGTAGAGGACGCCGTCGCCCGACTGCTCGAGGATCGATAG
- a CDS encoding Lrp/AsnC family transcriptional regulator, translating to MVKANTGDADRVKEEIEAIEGVEEAHIVAGDVDFVARVRVDGPKEVKAVTADGVLNIEGVEDTKTYIAMN from the coding sequence ATGGTGAAGGCGAACACCGGCGACGCCGACCGCGTGAAGGAGGAGATCGAGGCCATCGAGGGCGTCGAGGAGGCGCACATCGTCGCCGGCGACGTGGACTTCGTCGCCCGGGTGCGCGTGGACGGTCCGAAGGAGGTGAAGGCGGTCACCGCCGACGGCGTGCTGAACATCGAGGGCGTCGAGGACACGAAGACGTACATCGCGATGAACTGA
- a CDS encoding Lrp/AsnC family transcriptional regulator, whose translation MVHAFVMVKAGAGEAGNVAEQIRGLEGVSEAHVVAGEYDVIAEVTAEEVYQLLDAVASDVQSLPGVTDTRTYVSMDE comes from the coding sequence ATGGTCCACGCGTTCGTGATGGTGAAGGCCGGGGCGGGCGAGGCCGGGAACGTCGCCGAGCAGATCCGGGGGCTGGAGGGGGTGTCGGAGGCCCACGTCGTCGCCGGGGAGTACGACGTCATCGCCGAGGTCACCGCCGAGGAGGTGTACCAGCTCCTCGACGCCGTCGCGAGCGACGTGCAGAGCCTCCCGGGCGTCACAGACACGCGGACGTACGTCTCGATGGACGAGTGA
- a CDS encoding DUF7537 family lipoprotein, producing MRTRLVVAVVLLLAGCSGLSGGDDAGGRTVNPNLQGTVSPTASPTPTPEYPSGVTAEGVDPWILANAHHRTLASDGATVRSNRTIVGPDGVTLATVESRYERSGSRVASGFTVGGAAPERVGVPGFDYALWSDGNETATMRTRPDGEAEYSHFTGSPPSSLVVPGTGRDAVYRVLADVNVTVAGPEVVDGETRFPLRAESDRVERVGAPTRSNYSLVASVTEDGVVRSYRVRYEEEREGVGVVSIREEFRVSDLGNTTVPPPQWVEDARQESE from the coding sequence ATGCGAACGCGGCTCGTCGTCGCGGTGGTCCTCCTCCTCGCGGGCTGTAGCGGCCTCTCGGGGGGCGACGACGCCGGAGGGCGGACCGTGAACCCCAACCTCCAGGGGACCGTGTCGCCGACGGCGAGTCCGACGCCGACCCCGGAGTACCCCTCCGGCGTGACCGCCGAAGGCGTCGACCCGTGGATCCTCGCCAACGCCCACCACCGGACGCTCGCATCCGACGGCGCGACCGTCAGGTCGAATCGGACCATCGTCGGACCCGACGGAGTGACGCTCGCGACCGTCGAGAGCAGGTACGAACGATCCGGAAGCCGGGTCGCCTCCGGCTTCACGGTCGGCGGAGCGGCGCCGGAACGGGTCGGCGTTCCGGGCTTCGACTACGCGCTCTGGAGCGACGGAAACGAGACGGCGACGATGCGGACCCGCCCGGACGGCGAGGCGGAGTACTCCCACTTCACGGGGAGTCCGCCCTCGTCGCTCGTCGTCCCGGGAACTGGACGCGACGCCGTCTACCGCGTCCTCGCGGACGTGAACGTCACCGTCGCCGGACCGGAGGTCGTCGACGGCGAGACTCGCTTCCCGCTCCGCGCGGAGAGCGACCGGGTCGAGCGAGTCGGCGCGCCGACGCGCTCGAACTACTCGCTCGTCGCTTCTGTCACCGAAGATGGCGTCGTCCGGTCGTACCGCGTGCGGTACGAGGAGGAGCGCGAGGGCGTGGGCGTCGTCTCGATCCGCGAGGAGTTCCGGGTGAGCGATCTGGGGAACACGACCGTCCCGCCGCCGCAGTGGGTCGAGGACGCGCGCCAGGAGAGCGAGTAG
- a CDS encoding mandelate racemase/muconate lactonizing enzyme family protein produces the protein MSEVSITDVETYIVANPWKPWVFVRLETDAGVTGLAEATTHDKPRTVAASLEEMSDYFVGKDPFDTEQIWLEMYRDEWFSKNVINTTVCSAVDMACWDIKGKLLDKPVYELLGGKVHGDRLRTYANGWYTDAHGEPEGFARAAERVVDDGYDAMKFDPFGTAWQSMSKKDKNHAVDIVGAVRDAVGPDVDLLIECHGRFSAGQAVDIARKLDEFEPTWFEEPCPPDSINSLAEVARKSPIPVATGERHISKHDFFELVTRTEIDVFQPDLMNTGGITEGKKIAGLAEADHVDIAPHNPQGPVASAIYSHFCASIPNFRIQELFQTYDVEWVDELLVEPLVVEDGYMEIPEGPGFGIELDMDVVEEHAYTEDQVHTINLFEKGWETRELE, from the coding sequence ATGTCGGAAGTGAGTATCACGGACGTGGAGACGTACATCGTCGCGAACCCGTGGAAACCGTGGGTGTTCGTTCGCCTCGAGACCGACGCCGGCGTCACCGGGCTGGCGGAGGCGACGACCCACGACAAGCCGCGGACCGTCGCCGCCTCGCTCGAGGAGATGTCGGACTACTTCGTCGGGAAGGACCCGTTCGACACCGAGCAGATTTGGCTGGAGATGTACCGGGACGAGTGGTTCTCGAAGAACGTCATCAACACGACCGTCTGCTCGGCCGTGGACATGGCCTGCTGGGACATCAAGGGCAAGCTACTCGACAAGCCCGTCTACGAGCTGCTCGGCGGCAAGGTGCACGGCGACCGCCTCCGCACGTACGCGAACGGGTGGTACACCGACGCCCACGGGGAGCCGGAGGGGTTCGCCCGGGCGGCGGAACGGGTCGTCGACGACGGCTACGACGCGATGAAGTTCGACCCGTTCGGCACCGCGTGGCAGTCCATGTCGAAAAAGGACAAGAACCACGCCGTCGACATCGTCGGCGCCGTCCGCGACGCGGTCGGCCCGGACGTCGACCTGCTCATCGAGTGTCACGGCCGGTTCTCGGCCGGGCAAGCGGTCGACATCGCGCGGAAGCTCGACGAGTTCGAGCCCACCTGGTTCGAGGAGCCGTGTCCCCCGGACTCGATCAACAGCCTCGCCGAGGTGGCCCGCAAGTCGCCCATCCCGGTCGCGACCGGCGAGCGCCACATCTCGAAGCACGACTTCTTCGAACTCGTCACGCGGACGGAGATCGACGTCTTCCAGCCCGACCTGATGAACACGGGCGGGATCACCGAGGGGAAGAAGATCGCCGGCCTCGCCGAGGCCGACCACGTCGACATCGCGCCGCACAACCCGCAGGGGCCGGTCGCCAGCGCGATCTACTCGCACTTCTGTGCGTCCATCCCGAACTTCCGGATCCAGGAGCTTTTCCAGACGTACGACGTCGAGTGGGTCGACGAACTGCTCGTCGAGCCGCTGGTCGTTGAGGACGGGTACATGGAGATCCCCGAGGGCCCCGGGTTCGGCATCGAACTCGACATGGACGTCGTCGAGGAGCACGCGTACACCGAGGACCAGGTCCACACGATCAACCTCTTCGAGAAGGGCTGGGAGACCCGCGAGTTGGAGTAA
- a CDS encoding carboxylate--amine ligase, translating into MADTFHDTADLLDALESASFDRPPALVANAHITGVSVARALDAHDVPVIALDRNENGVAWPSDAIDFAGEVTYPLDDADGFRADVEDVVAAAGTDCVAFACMDEWVRGFAETEPEGVRLPFSDLEGIERVLDKDNLYRLCEELGVPYPETYRLSETPADEVVEALGFPLVIKPAHKRKFEEAFGTNVIEVDDRESFDETIAAAADAGANVLVQEKVPVKTGADTSLASYVPPSGTDDAVSVVGNAAVRFPRQFGTSCMVETVDRPAVRDRALSVLAETGYHGISESEFVYDEDREEYVLLDINTRPWKWISMPVRAGANLPMAAYAAVTDAEYGVDDVGEGRWVYLRDYLELCATDPAFWDVLSTEDWASLVSGSFEDAGDLTTGVYRPSDPDPAARLVETEFTDREYYCSC; encoded by the coding sequence ATGGCCGACACCTTCCACGACACGGCGGACCTCCTCGACGCCCTCGAATCAGCGTCGTTCGACCGACCGCCCGCCCTCGTCGCGAACGCGCACATCACCGGCGTGAGCGTCGCCCGCGCGCTCGACGCCCACGACGTACCGGTAATCGCCCTCGACCGCAACGAGAACGGGGTCGCCTGGCCCTCCGACGCCATCGACTTCGCCGGGGAGGTGACCTACCCCCTCGACGACGCCGACGGCTTCCGTGCCGACGTGGAGGACGTCGTCGCGGCCGCCGGAACCGACTGCGTCGCGTTCGCCTGCATGGACGAGTGGGTCCGCGGCTTCGCGGAGACCGAACCCGAGGGCGTCCGGCTCCCCTTCTCCGATCTGGAGGGTATCGAGCGCGTGCTCGACAAGGACAACCTCTACCGGCTCTGCGAGGAGCTCGGCGTCCCGTACCCCGAGACGTACCGGCTCTCGGAGACGCCCGCCGACGAGGTCGTCGAGGCGCTCGGCTTCCCGCTCGTCATCAAGCCCGCGCACAAGCGGAAGTTCGAGGAGGCGTTCGGGACCAACGTCATCGAGGTCGACGACCGCGAGTCGTTCGACGAGACCATCGCGGCCGCGGCGGACGCCGGCGCGAACGTCCTCGTCCAGGAGAAGGTTCCCGTGAAGACCGGCGCGGACACGTCGCTCGCCTCCTACGTCCCGCCCTCGGGCACGGACGACGCCGTCTCCGTCGTCGGCAACGCGGCCGTGCGCTTCCCCCGCCAGTTCGGCACCTCGTGCATGGTGGAGACTGTCGACCGGCCCGCCGTCCGCGACCGGGCGCTCTCGGTGCTCGCGGAGACCGGCTACCACGGCATCAGCGAGTCGGAGTTCGTCTACGACGAGGACCGGGAGGAGTACGTCCTGCTCGACATCAACACCCGCCCCTGGAAGTGGATCTCCATGCCCGTCCGGGCGGGCGCGAACCTCCCGATGGCCGCCTACGCGGCCGTGACCGACGCCGAGTACGGGGTCGACGACGTCGGCGAGGGGCGCTGGGTGTACCTCCGCGACTACCTCGAACTGTGCGCCACCGACCCGGCGTTCTGGGACGTGCTCTCGACCGAGGACTGGGCGAGTCTCGTCTCGGGGAGCTTCGAGGACGCGGGGGACCTCACGACCGGCGTGTACCGCCCCTCGGACCCGGACCCGGCCGCCAGGCTGGTGGAGACGGAGTTCACCGACCGCGAGTACTACTGCTCCTGTTGA
- a CDS encoding DUF5813 family protein produces MSELPGRVRRALRDHDAFADDPDDAGDTDVGFPDTSTPFDAGVAVAERDDGRLEFDVTVRVPTIDAVAEEHVDDVVVDGWYETFERRIAAIGDVTSAGHDLDPAVSREGDEAVVEASFADINERRGVDDAAAVVDYVEGTYVQGVIPGYEYGEPVTGLIDRARAAGGAGGDDA; encoded by the coding sequence ATGAGCGAGCTTCCCGGGCGCGTCCGCCGCGCCCTCCGGGACCACGACGCGTTCGCCGACGACCCCGACGACGCGGGCGACACCGATGTCGGGTTCCCCGACACCAGTACGCCCTTCGACGCCGGCGTCGCCGTCGCGGAGCGCGACGACGGGCGCCTCGAGTTCGACGTGACGGTTCGGGTGCCCACCATCGACGCCGTCGCCGAGGAGCACGTCGACGACGTGGTCGTCGATGGGTGGTACGAGACGTTCGAGCGCCGGATCGCCGCGATCGGCGACGTGACCAGCGCGGGCCACGACCTCGACCCGGCAGTCTCCCGCGAGGGCGACGAGGCGGTCGTCGAGGCGTCGTTCGCTGACATCAACGAGCGCCGCGGCGTCGACGACGCGGCCGCGGTCGTGGACTACGTCGAGGGGACGTACGTCCAGGGCGTCATTCCGGGCTACGAGTACGGAGAACCGGTGACGGGGCTCATCGACCGGGCGCGGGCCGCCGGCGGTGCGGGCGGCGACGACGCCTGA